A genomic region of Strigops habroptila isolate Jane chromosome 20, bStrHab1.2.pri, whole genome shotgun sequence contains the following coding sequences:
- the MOB3A gene encoding MOB kinase activator 3A — protein sequence MSHALKQVFNKDKTFRPKRKFEPGTQRFELHKKAQASLNAGLDLKVAVQLPPGEEQNDWVAVHVVDFFNRINLIYGTISDYCTEQSCPVMSGGPKYEYRWQDEHKYRKPTALSAPQYMNLLMDWIEVQINNEDIFPTNVGTPFPKNFLPVVKKILSRLFRVFVHVYIHHFDRITQMGSEAHVNTCYKHFYYFVKEFNLIDTKELEPLKEMTSRMCH from the exons atgtcccATGCTTTAAAGCAAGTGTTCAATAAAGACAAAACCTTCCGGCCCAAGCGCAAGTTTGAGCCGGGGACTCAGCGGTTTGAGCTGCACAAGAAGGCTCAAGCCTCCCTCAATGCTGGCCTGGACTTGAAAGTTGCTGTCCAGCTGCCaccaggagaggagcagaacGACTGGGTGGCCGTGCACGTGGTGGACTTCTTCAATCGCATCAACCTGATCTACGGCACCATCAGTGACTATTGCACAGAGCAGTCCTGCCCTGTCATGTCGGGGGGACCCAAGTACGAGTACCGGTGGCAGGACGAGCACAAGTACCGGAAACCCACAGCCCTGTCTGCTCCCCAGTACATGAACCTCCTGATGGACTGGATTGAGGTACAGATCAACAACGAGGACATCTTTCCCACTAATGTCG GTACTCCCTTCCCCAAGAACTTCCTCCCAGTGGTGAAGAAAATTCTCTCCAGGCTCTTCCGGGTCTTTGTCCATGTCTACATCCACCATTTCGACAGGATCACCCAGATGGGGTCGGAAGCCCACGTGAACACCTGCTACAAGCACTTTTACTACTTTGTGAAAGAGTTCAATCTGATAGACACCAAGGAGCTGGAACCACTG AAGGAAATGACCTCCCGGATGTGCCACTGA